A region of Paenibacillus sp. JNUCC-31 DNA encodes the following proteins:
- a CDS encoding GNAT family N-acetyltransferase yields MVYDNTNRTMTTERLLLRLFTEADAETVTRLCNDYNIYKSTLTLPYPYTLDCALSWIEHHNQNFNADKLYEFAICDRETGALYGAIALSNQQRYDNGELSYWVGQPFWGKGYATEAAKAMLDFAFNVKKYHKVYARHFASNPASGQVIQKIGMNKEGVLMDHVKKEDRYEDLIYYGIVRNKVKD; encoded by the coding sequence ATGGTGTACGACAATACCAATAGAACGATGACAACTGAGAGGTTACTGTTAAGATTATTCACAGAAGCAGATGCTGAAACCGTTACCAGACTGTGTAATGACTACAACATATATAAGAGCACACTCACATTACCCTATCCATATACTTTAGATTGTGCTTTGTCATGGATAGAACATCATAATCAAAACTTTAACGCGGATAAATTATATGAATTTGCTATCTGTGATAGGGAAACAGGTGCTTTATACGGGGCAATCGCATTATCTAATCAACAACGTTACGATAACGGGGAGTTGTCTTATTGGGTGGGTCAGCCGTTTTGGGGAAAAGGGTATGCGACGGAAGCTGCTAAAGCCATGTTAGACTTCGCATTTAATGTGAAAAAATATCATAAGGTATATGCGCGACACTTTGCTTCTAACCCGGCATCCGGACAAGTAATACAGAAGATTGGCATGAACAAAGAAGGAGTACTGATGGATCATGTTAAGAAAGAAGACCGTTATGAGGATCTGATCTACTACGGAATAGTGAGAAATAAAGTGAAAGATTAA